In Apium graveolens cultivar Ventura chromosome 10, ASM990537v1, whole genome shotgun sequence, the following are encoded in one genomic region:
- the LOC141688886 gene encoding iron-sulfur assembly protein IscA-like 2, mitochondrial isoform X3 gives MPSFSSSSLMKRSVSYFAALIHQNYTILGVRRINPSSTALSQPHSTSVSSESIHLTDNFVRRMKELQANEHEEKMLRLSIEAGGCSGFQYSFSLDDKTNSDDRIFEREGVKLVVDNISYDFVKGSTVDYVEELIRWHRIQVQLVDVAVKVPSL, from the exons ATGCCTTCTTTTTCGTCGAGCTCGTTGATGAAGCGATCTGTTTCGTACTTCGCAGCTCTAATACATCAGAATT ATACAATTTTGGGTGTGAGAAGAATAAATCCATCTTCAACTGCTCTTTCTCAGCCTCATTCCACGTCTGTGTCTTCTGAATCTATTCACTTGACAGATAATTTCGTTAGG CGGATGAAAGAGTTACAAGCAAATGAACATGAAGAGAAGATGCTTCGATTAAGCATAGAAGCTGGTGGATGTTCTGGCTTCCAATATAGTTTTTCACTTGATGATAAGACTAACTCAGATGACAG GATATTCGAGAGGGAAGGGGTTAAACTGGTGGTAGATAATATCTCATATGACTTCGTGAAAGGATCAACTGTTGATTATGTGGAGGAACTTATAAG GTGGCATCGAATCCAAGTGCAGTTGGTGGATGTAGCTGTAAAAGTTCCTTCATTGTAG
- the LOC141688886 gene encoding iron-sulfur assembly protein IscA-like 2, mitochondrial isoform X4, translating into MPSFSSSSLMKRSVSYFAALIHQNYTILGVRRINPSSTALSQPHSTSVSSESIHLTDNFVRRMKELQANEHEEKMLRLSIEAGGCSGFQYSFSLDDKTNSDDRIFEREGVKLVVDNISYDFVKGSTVDYVEELIRSAFQHKHMYK; encoded by the exons ATGCCTTCTTTTTCGTCGAGCTCGTTGATGAAGCGATCTGTTTCGTACTTCGCAGCTCTAATACATCAGAATT ATACAATTTTGGGTGTGAGAAGAATAAATCCATCTTCAACTGCTCTTTCTCAGCCTCATTCCACGTCTGTGTCTTCTGAATCTATTCACTTGACAGATAATTTCGTTAGG CGGATGAAAGAGTTACAAGCAAATGAACATGAAGAGAAGATGCTTCGATTAAGCATAGAAGCTGGTGGATGTTCTGGCTTCCAATATAGTTTTTCACTTGATGATAAGACTAACTCAGATGACAG GATATTCGAGAGGGAAGGGGTTAAACTGGTGGTAGATAATATCTCATATGACTTCGTGAAAGGATCAACTGTTGATTATGTGGAGGAACTTATAAGGTCTGCATTCCAA CACAAGCATATGTATAAATAA
- the LOC141688886 gene encoding iron-sulfur assembly protein IscA-like 2, mitochondrial isoform X1, with protein MPSFSSSSLMKRSVSYFAALIHQNYTILGVRRINPSSTALSQPHSTSVSSESIHLTDNFVRRMKELQANEHEEKMLRLSIEAGGCSGFQYSFSLDDKTNSDDRIFEREGVKLVVDNISYDFVKGSTVDYVEELISTSICINNNSFLRFLDKTNIGGIESKCSWWM; from the exons ATGCCTTCTTTTTCGTCGAGCTCGTTGATGAAGCGATCTGTTTCGTACTTCGCAGCTCTAATACATCAGAATT ATACAATTTTGGGTGTGAGAAGAATAAATCCATCTTCAACTGCTCTTTCTCAGCCTCATTCCACGTCTGTGTCTTCTGAATCTATTCACTTGACAGATAATTTCGTTAGG CGGATGAAAGAGTTACAAGCAAATGAACATGAAGAGAAGATGCTTCGATTAAGCATAGAAGCTGGTGGATGTTCTGGCTTCCAATATAGTTTTTCACTTGATGATAAGACTAACTCAGATGACAG GATATTCGAGAGGGAAGGGGTTAAACTGGTGGTAGATAATATCTCATATGACTTCGTGAAAGGATCAACTGTTGATTATGTGGAGGAACTTATAAG CACAAGCATATGTATAAATAATAACAGTTTTCTCCGCTTCTTAGACAAGACGAACATAG GTGGCATCGAATCCAAGTGCAGTTGGTGGATGTAG
- the LOC141688886 gene encoding iron-sulfur assembly protein IscA-like 2, mitochondrial isoform X2 produces MPSFSSSSLMKRSVSYFAALIHQNYTILGVRRINPSSTALSQPHSTSVSSESIHLTDNFVRRMKELQANEHEEKMLRLSIEAGGCSGFQYSFSLDDKTNSDDRIFEREGVKLVVDNISYDFVKGSTVDYVEELIRSAFQVASNPSAVGGCSCKSSFIVG; encoded by the exons ATGCCTTCTTTTTCGTCGAGCTCGTTGATGAAGCGATCTGTTTCGTACTTCGCAGCTCTAATACATCAGAATT ATACAATTTTGGGTGTGAGAAGAATAAATCCATCTTCAACTGCTCTTTCTCAGCCTCATTCCACGTCTGTGTCTTCTGAATCTATTCACTTGACAGATAATTTCGTTAGG CGGATGAAAGAGTTACAAGCAAATGAACATGAAGAGAAGATGCTTCGATTAAGCATAGAAGCTGGTGGATGTTCTGGCTTCCAATATAGTTTTTCACTTGATGATAAGACTAACTCAGATGACAG GATATTCGAGAGGGAAGGGGTTAAACTGGTGGTAGATAATATCTCATATGACTTCGTGAAAGGATCAACTGTTGATTATGTGGAGGAACTTATAAGGTCTGCATTCCAA GTGGCATCGAATCCAAGTGCAGTTGGTGGATGTAGCTGTAAAAGTTCCTTCATTGTAGGATAA